A region from the Sutcliffiella horikoshii genome encodes:
- the mutM gene encoding DNA-formamidopyrimidine glycosylase yields MPELPEVETVRKTLVQLVQGKKIKQVKVLWPKMIKEPDDAALFEEMLIGQEIVKIGRRGKFLLFYLNDYCMVSHLRMEGKYGLYQKEEPANKHTHVFFYFEDGTELRYQDVRKFGTLHLYKKGEELAAKSLASLGPEPFEDEFNLDLLQERLAKTNRNIKSVLLDQTVVVGLGNIYVDEALFRAGIHPERTASSLNEEELIELQREIVLTLQEAVDKGGSTIRSYVNSQGQIGMFQLELFVYGRKGEPCRKCGHEIEKTVVAGRGTHTCPKCQPKP; encoded by the coding sequence ATGCCAGAACTTCCTGAGGTTGAGACGGTCAGAAAAACACTGGTTCAGCTTGTACAAGGTAAAAAAATCAAACAAGTGAAAGTCTTATGGCCCAAAATGATTAAAGAGCCGGATGATGCCGCTCTTTTTGAAGAAATGCTCATTGGGCAGGAGATTGTGAAAATCGGAAGAAGGGGAAAATTCCTCCTCTTCTACCTTAACGATTATTGCATGGTTTCTCATTTGAGAATGGAAGGGAAATACGGACTCTATCAGAAAGAGGAGCCAGCGAACAAGCATACCCACGTGTTCTTCTATTTTGAGGACGGCACCGAACTTCGCTACCAGGACGTTCGCAAGTTCGGCACGCTTCATCTTTATAAAAAAGGCGAGGAACTTGCAGCAAAATCGCTTGCCAGTTTAGGGCCAGAACCTTTTGAAGACGAGTTCAACCTTGATCTCCTTCAAGAGAGACTTGCTAAAACAAACCGGAATATTAAGTCGGTGCTTTTAGATCAAACGGTTGTAGTTGGTTTAGGAAACATATATGTGGATGAGGCATTATTCAGAGCGGGCATTCATCCAGAAAGAACGGCAAGCAGTCTGAACGAAGAGGAGCTTATCGAGCTACAACGCGAAATAGTCCTCACTCTTCAGGAAGCCGTCGACAAAGGTGGGAGCACGATTCGATCCTATGTAAACTCCCAAGGTCAAATCGGCATGTTCCAGCTCGAACTATTCGTCTACGGCCGTAAAGGAGAACCATGCAGAAAATGCGGCCATGAAATCGAAAAAACAGTCGTAGCCGGCAGAGGAACCCACACCTGCCCAAAATGTCAGCCAAAGCCATAA
- the polA gene encoding DNA polymerase I, giving the protein MAKNKLVLIDGNSIAYRAFFALPLLSNEKGIHTNAIYGFTMMLMRILEEEKPTHMLVAFDAGKTTFRHKTFGEYKGGRQKTPPELSEQFSFLRELLDAYNIKRYELPEYEADDIIGTLAQQAAKDDYEVKIISGDKDLTQLATDKITVDITKKGITDVDSYTPAFIEEKYGLNVDQIIDMKGLMGDSSDNIPGVPGVGEKTAIKLLKEFGNIETLLESIDKVSGKKLKEKLEDNKEQAIMSKQLATIMTEAPVEVTVEELLYEGFDKKKVVNIFKELSFNSLLDKLGEDGETVTEDLEDISFEILEEVKEDHFAKENFFMVEVLDENYHRADIQGIALVNETGNYFIPTEVAMQSEEFAAFASDHKRRKTVFDAKRAIVALKWKGIELNGIDFDFIIASYIVNPSETSTDLAEIARKKGYYQIETDEAVYGKGAKRAVPDQQTVADHLVRKTFAMQEMKESFIHELKDNEQLELFEELEMPLTLVLAEMEALGIKVDKARLEEMGTDLGEKLEKIEEKIFELAGEKFNINSPKQLGVILFEKLGLPPVKKTKTGYSTSADVLEKLAEKHEVIQQILHYRQLGKLKSTYIEGLLKVIHEDSHKIHTRFNQALTQTGRLSSIDPNLQNIPVRLEEGRKIREAFIPSHEDWVIFAADYSQIELRVLAHIANDEKLIEAFKEDADIHTKTAMDVFHVSEDEVTSNMRRQAKAVNFGIVYGISDYGLSQSLGITRKDAKTFIDRYLESFPGVKEYMEDSVLDAKDKGYVTTLLHRRRYLPEITSSNFNLRSFAERTAMNTPIQGSAADIIKKAMIDMAYRLEEENMQSKVLLQVHDELVFEAPKDEIEKLKKIVPEVMEQAVELKVPLKVDYSYGSTWYDAK; this is encoded by the coding sequence ATGGCAAAAAACAAACTAGTATTGATCGACGGAAACTCCATCGCCTATCGTGCATTCTTTGCACTTCCGCTATTGAGTAATGAAAAAGGAATACATACCAACGCCATTTACGGGTTTACCATGATGCTAATGCGCATTTTAGAAGAAGAAAAGCCAACACATATGCTTGTGGCATTTGATGCAGGCAAAACAACATTCCGCCATAAAACGTTTGGAGAATACAAAGGAGGACGACAAAAAACGCCACCTGAACTATCCGAACAATTCTCCTTCCTTCGAGAACTGCTGGATGCATATAACATAAAAAGATACGAACTGCCTGAATATGAAGCGGATGATATTATTGGGACACTCGCTCAACAAGCTGCCAAAGATGATTATGAAGTGAAAATCATTTCAGGCGACAAAGATTTAACACAGCTTGCAACAGATAAAATCACGGTTGATATCACCAAAAAAGGTATTACTGATGTAGATTCCTACACACCTGCTTTCATTGAAGAAAAATATGGATTGAATGTGGACCAAATTATCGACATGAAAGGTCTTATGGGAGATTCTTCGGATAACATCCCGGGTGTTCCTGGTGTTGGAGAAAAAACTGCCATCAAACTGTTAAAGGAATTTGGTAACATTGAAACACTTCTTGAATCCATTGATAAGGTTAGTGGAAAGAAACTGAAAGAGAAACTAGAAGATAATAAAGAGCAGGCAATCATGAGCAAGCAACTTGCCACCATCATGACCGAAGCACCTGTAGAAGTTACCGTAGAAGAACTACTTTATGAAGGCTTCGATAAAAAGAAAGTGGTCAACATCTTCAAAGAACTTAGTTTCAACTCCCTTTTAGACAAGCTTGGAGAAGATGGAGAAACGGTGACAGAGGATCTTGAGGATATTTCCTTTGAAATACTGGAAGAAGTAAAAGAGGATCACTTTGCAAAAGAAAACTTTTTTATGGTGGAAGTGCTGGATGAAAATTATCACCGTGCAGATATTCAGGGAATTGCACTTGTGAATGAGACCGGAAATTATTTTATCCCAACAGAAGTAGCCATGCAGTCAGAGGAGTTCGCTGCATTTGCTTCAGATCATAAAAGAAGAAAGACGGTTTTTGATGCCAAAAGAGCAATCGTGGCATTGAAGTGGAAGGGAATCGAACTGAACGGAATTGATTTTGATTTTATCATTGCATCTTATATCGTTAATCCTTCCGAGACGTCTACGGACCTTGCAGAAATTGCCCGTAAAAAAGGCTATTATCAGATCGAAACCGATGAAGCTGTGTACGGAAAAGGTGCAAAGCGTGCCGTCCCTGATCAGCAAACAGTTGCAGACCATTTGGTGAGAAAGACTTTTGCGATGCAGGAGATGAAAGAGTCATTTATCCACGAGTTAAAGGACAATGAACAGTTGGAGTTATTTGAAGAGCTGGAGATGCCTCTGACATTGGTGTTAGCCGAAATGGAAGCACTCGGTATTAAAGTGGATAAAGCACGATTAGAAGAAATGGGAACAGATCTTGGTGAGAAGCTGGAAAAAATTGAAGAGAAGATTTTTGAACTTGCAGGTGAAAAGTTCAATATTAACTCTCCAAAGCAGCTTGGTGTCATTCTTTTTGAAAAGCTGGGACTACCCCCTGTTAAGAAAACAAAAACAGGCTACTCGACTTCTGCCGACGTATTGGAAAAGCTGGCTGAAAAGCATGAAGTAATTCAGCAAATCTTACACTATCGTCAATTAGGCAAACTGAAATCGACGTATATTGAAGGATTACTAAAGGTGATCCATGAGGATTCCCATAAAATACACACTCGCTTTAACCAAGCTTTAACCCAAACAGGGCGTTTAAGTTCCATTGATCCAAACCTGCAGAATATCCCTGTTCGCCTAGAGGAAGGTAGAAAGATTAGGGAAGCATTTATTCCTTCCCATGAAGACTGGGTCATCTTTGCTGCCGACTATTCTCAAATCGAACTAAGGGTTCTAGCACATATTGCAAATGACGAAAAACTGATTGAAGCTTTTAAAGAGGATGCGGATATTCACACAAAAACCGCAATGGATGTGTTCCATGTTTCAGAAGATGAAGTCACTTCCAATATGCGTCGTCAAGCAAAGGCGGTAAACTTCGGAATTGTTTATGGCATCAGTGATTACGGTCTTTCACAGAGCTTGGGCATTACTAGAAAAGATGCGAAAACATTTATTGACCGATACTTGGAAAGCTTCCCTGGCGTGAAAGAATACATGGAAGACAGCGTCCTTGATGCAAAGGATAAGGGATACGTTACAACCCTTCTTCATCGCCGCCGTTACTTGCCTGAGATAACAAGCAGTAACTTCAACCTGAGAAGCTTTGCTGAAAGAACAGCGATGAATACACCGATCCAAGGAAGTGCCGCTGATATTATCAAAAAAGCTATGATTGATATGGCATACAGGCTTGAAGAAGAAAATATGCAATCTAAAGTCCTCCTGCAAGTACATGATGAACTTGTATTTGAGGCCCCTAAAGATGAAATCGAAAAATTAAAGAAGATTGTACCAGAAGTAATGGAGCAAGCAGTGGAATTGAAGGTCCCGCTGAAGGTGGATTATTCTTACGGCTCTACATGGTACGACGCGAAATAA
- the hflC gene encoding protease modulator HflC, protein MSDQNIINLEKKKPDLQWKTIIRGGLFGAVILIVLGVILANVFVVKEGEYKVVRQFGEVVKIVEEPGLNFKTPFIQSVTTVPKYQMLYDEASAEINTRDKKRMLIDNYVVWRVEDPELMISNLASLVNAETKMSEFVFSVVRTELGQLNYDDIINDEKSSRGSLNDRVTDRVNELLARDEYGIIVTDVRMRRTDLPPENEAAVFTRMISERQSTAQEYLSRGDADKNRIMANTDREVKEILAKAEADADTIRGQGEGEAAKVYNDAFSKDAEFYELYRTLESYKKTIDGETVIVLPSDSPYAKLLMGGME, encoded by the coding sequence ATGAGTGATCAAAATATTATCAATCTAGAAAAGAAAAAACCTGATCTGCAATGGAAAACCATTATCCGCGGAGGATTATTTGGAGCAGTGATTCTTATCGTTCTTGGAGTAATCCTTGCAAATGTATTTGTTGTAAAAGAAGGAGAATATAAGGTTGTTAGACAATTTGGAGAAGTAGTGAAAATTGTAGAAGAGCCTGGCTTGAATTTCAAAACACCTTTCATCCAGTCAGTAACGACTGTGCCAAAATATCAAATGCTATACGATGAAGCAAGTGCAGAAATTAACACTCGTGATAAAAAACGAATGCTTATTGATAATTATGTAGTGTGGCGAGTAGAAGATCCTGAATTAATGATCAGTAACTTAGCAAGCCTTGTGAATGCAGAAACAAAAATGTCAGAGTTCGTATTTTCTGTTGTCAGAACAGAACTCGGACAATTGAACTATGATGATATCATCAATGATGAAAAGTCATCAAGAGGAAGCTTGAATGACAGAGTAACAGATAGAGTAAATGAACTGTTGGCAAGAGATGAATATGGAATTATCGTGACGGATGTCCGTATGAGAAGAACGGATTTGCCGCCAGAAAATGAAGCTGCCGTGTTCACACGAATGATTTCAGAACGTCAGTCTACTGCCCAAGAATACCTTTCTCGTGGAGATGCCGACAAAAACAGAATCATGGCAAATACAGACCGTGAAGTGAAAGAAATACTTGCAAAAGCCGAAGCCGATGCTGATACAATCCGCGGTCAAGGAGAAGGAGAAGCGGCTAAAGTCTACAATGACGCATTCTCTAAAGATGCAGAATTCTACGAGCTATACCGCACACTAGAATCCTATAAAAAGACAATCGATGGAGAAACCGTCATCGTCCTTCCATCCGACTCCCCATACGCCAAACTCCTAATGGGCGGAATGGAATAA